In Deltaproteobacteria bacterium, the following are encoded in one genomic region:
- a CDS encoding zinc ribbon domain-containing protein, translating to MPIYEYLCADCKRPFEELVFSTTAKVKCPMCQGRRVERQMSVFASRAGDSSSGPAPVAGGNGGGGGGCCGGGCGCR from the coding sequence ATGCCGATCTACGAGTACCTCTGTGCTGACTGCAAGCGGCCGTTCGAAGAACTGGTGTTTTCGACCACGGCCAAAGTGAAGTGCCCGATGTGTCAAGGCCGCCGCGTTGAGCGCCAGATGTCGGTGTTCGCCTCGCGCGCCGGCGATAGCAGCTCCGGGCCCGCGCCGGTCGCCGGCGGCAACGGCGGGGGCGGCGGCGGTTGTTGCGGCGGCGGCTGTGGCTGCCGCTGA
- a CDS encoding cation:proton antiporter, whose translation MADAPLLRDLLVLFAAAIPIVFIFHRLNLPTIVGFLIAGVVIGPHGLALIPRAAEVERLAELGVVLLLFVVGLELSLEEFTKLGRTVLLCGGLQVLITLAAAAGLAAAAGVPLSEAVFIGFLVVHSSTAVALKLLADRGELNSLHGRLAAGIAVIQDLCLVPMMLLVPVLGAPASVTLVEIALAIAKAVVVIAVVVFAARLLLPRLLAGVVRLGIRELLTAAVVLFCLGTAWLAAQFGLSLAFGALLAGLVISESEYSHQAVAEILPFRDTFNSIFFTSVGMLLHVSVVVQHAAALAGLALALIGLKGLIIGTLVVYATRSVRVAALVAAALGQMGELSFVLARTADSFHLLAGLRYELFLAVTVLTMALTPLLLQLAPALASFFQRGADRRPTVPPEPALQGHVVIVGYGLNGRNLARVLRETGLLYRILELNPDAAASARRAGEPVLFGDATRAPVLRSVHVERAQVVVIAISDAAATRRIVAVVRQLNAQATVIVRTRAVAEIDALYRLGATEVIPEEFETSVEIFARVLRRLRIPRNVINVQVDIIRGERYGMLRGLSLPRQSLHDIQHLLAATLTETYLVDAASIAAGKTVRELGLRHAAGVTIIAAVRNGRPITNPPADFCIEAEDILVLLGDHTELDRAMAILQPPAPAEG comes from the coding sequence ATGGCCGATGCGCCGTTGCTGCGCGACCTGCTGGTGTTGTTTGCCGCGGCGATTCCCATCGTCTTCATCTTCCATCGCCTCAATCTGCCCACCATCGTCGGCTTCTTGATTGCCGGCGTCGTGATCGGTCCGCACGGTCTAGCGCTGATTCCTCGCGCCGCGGAGGTCGAACGGCTGGCCGAGCTGGGGGTGGTGCTACTGCTCTTCGTCGTCGGCCTCGAGCTGTCGCTCGAAGAATTCACCAAACTTGGCCGAACCGTACTGTTGTGTGGCGGCCTGCAAGTGCTGATCACCCTGGCAGCGGCGGCGGGCCTGGCCGCGGCTGCCGGCGTGCCGCTGTCCGAGGCCGTGTTCATCGGCTTCTTGGTGGTGCACTCCAGCACGGCGGTGGCGCTCAAGCTGCTCGCCGACCGCGGCGAGCTGAACAGCCTGCACGGGCGGCTGGCCGCCGGCATTGCCGTGATTCAGGACCTCTGTCTGGTGCCGATGATGTTGCTCGTGCCGGTGTTGGGGGCGCCGGCATCGGTCACGTTGGTGGAGATTGCGCTGGCAATTGCCAAGGCCGTCGTCGTCATCGCCGTCGTCGTGTTTGCCGCCCGGCTGCTGTTGCCGCGGCTGCTGGCGGGGGTCGTGCGCCTGGGTATCCGCGAGCTGCTAACGGCGGCGGTGGTGCTGTTCTGCTTGGGAACGGCTTGGCTGGCGGCACAGTTCGGGCTGTCGCTCGCCTTTGGCGCGCTCCTGGCCGGCCTGGTGATCTCCGAGTCGGAGTACAGCCACCAGGCGGTGGCGGAGATCCTGCCGTTTCGCGACACCTTCAACAGCATCTTCTTCACCTCGGTCGGCATGCTGCTGCACGTCAGCGTGGTGGTACAACACGCGGCGGCGCTCGCCGGCTTGGCACTCGCTCTGATCGGTCTCAAAGGGCTGATCATCGGCACCTTGGTGGTCTACGCCACCCGCTCGGTGCGGGTGGCAGCGCTGGTGGCCGCGGCTCTGGGGCAGATGGGCGAGCTGTCGTTCGTGCTGGCGCGTACCGCCGACTCCTTTCACCTGCTCGCTGGCCTGCGCTACGAGTTGTTCCTGGCGGTCACGGTGCTGACGATGGCGCTCACGCCATTACTGCTGCAGCTGGCGCCGGCGCTCGCCTCTTTCTTCCAACGCGGTGCCGATCGGCGCCCGACCGTGCCACCGGAGCCGGCGTTGCAGGGCCACGTGGTAATCGTCGGCTATGGCCTCAACGGGCGCAACCTGGCGCGGGTGTTGCGCGAAACCGGGCTGCTCTACCGCATTCTCGAACTCAATCCCGACGCTGCCGCCAGCGCGCGCCGGGCCGGCGAACCGGTGCTGTTCGGCGACGCCACGCGGGCGCCGGTGTTGCGCAGTGTGCACGTCGAACGCGCGCAGGTGGTGGTGATCGCGATCTCGGATGCCGCCGCCACCCGTCGCATTGTCGCGGTCGTGCGCCAGCTCAACGCTCAGGCCACCGTGATCGTGCGCACCCGCGCGGTGGCGGAAATCGATGCCCTCTACCGCCTCGGCGCAACCGAGGTAATTCCCGAGGAGTTCGAGACCTCGGTCGAGATTTTCGCTCGCGTGTTGCGGCGATTGCGTATTCCGCGCAACGTCATCAACGTGCAAGTCGACATCATCCGCGGCGAGCGTTACGGCATGCTGCGCGGCCTCAGCCTGCCGCGCCAGAGCCTGCACGACATCCAGCACCTATTGGCGGCAACGCTCACCGAAACCTATCTCGTCGACGCCGCCAGCATCGCCGCGGGCAAGACTGTGCGCGAGTTGGGGCTGCGCCACGCCGCCGGTGTCACCATCATCGCCGCCGTTCGTAACGGCAGGCCGATAACCAATCCGCCGGCGGACTTCTGCATCGAAGCCGAAGACATTCTGGTGCTGCTCGGCGATCACACCGAGCTGGATCGCGCCATGGCTATCCTGCAGCCGCCGGCACCGGCGGAGGGCTGA
- a CDS encoding molybdopterin-dependent oxidoreductase: protein MSTKPASNQHQASEEKYRNAWKWDKVTWGCHAVDCYPGGCPWRVYSKDGKIVREEQAGIFPTIEPGVPDMNPMGCQKGAAWSQQHYNEERVLYPMKRAGKRGEGKWQRVSWQTAFTEIADAMLDAIQEQGPQSCYHIGTPGEGGTQQILWNNFSAQLGFQMTDLQAEINDFSPGIYTTFGKFDPAPGADDFFKTELVLIWHANPVYTNMTWYHFMQEARYNGGEVVTIAPDFSPSAVHADIHVPIEIGTDSAFANAMSQVVIEERLVDYDFVKRQTDLPLLVRTDTKRFLRAADLAAGGSNEQFYWLDAKTGSMVEAPRGTLDPGTADPALEGRLSVKLADGTSVEVRPVFELLRDLLNAQYTPEKVQALTGIHPDTTRKLARKIAKRRTRIMMGWNSGKYYHGDLMERSMMLILGLTGNWGKHGTGARSWAVGLNDGMFTVLLKSQAGPEMTLATRGMADAMVKMMMEADPTVTDEIAKYEVERQMTQMMGFFTPPALFWYHHCGYREIWNRKGYGDPGMKRTFDEYFNEAMEKGWWAPMDGHTRNAEPRFLVEVGGNLLRRQRGGARQLLEHLWPKLKMIVSVDWRINTTGLWADYILPAAQHYEKTNQPYSSPMHLHVLLIEKAAEPQGEAKSEWQIIQGVAKALETRSKERGLPGWNRKNGEPVPVHNLWNWITKGGDLADDDRLIDEIFRDSALLGTIPADTTLDSMRKHGAVRAVGWGNSAMMVCQQSPIEPNKTHTPFRNHIEQLKPYPTLNRRASFYIDHEWYLEAGEELPVHKDNPHHGGEHPLRLTSGHPRWSIHSMNHTSSIMLGTHRGYPVMYMNPDDMKARGLNNDDEAVMVNDLAEMRIRVRLSPGTKPGQVVVYNGYEPFQFKQWKGPENIEPGMVKWLHFAGGYGHLQYRGIHWQPIPIDRAVHVDVRKA from the coding sequence ATGTCGACCAAACCAGCCAGCAACCAGCACCAGGCCTCGGAAGAGAAGTACCGCAACGCCTGGAAGTGGGACAAAGTCACTTGGGGCTGCCACGCCGTGGACTGCTATCCGGGCGGCTGTCCGTGGCGGGTGTACTCCAAGGACGGCAAGATCGTGCGCGAGGAGCAAGCCGGGATCTTCCCGACCATCGAGCCGGGCGTGCCCGACATGAACCCGATGGGCTGCCAGAAGGGCGCCGCCTGGAGTCAGCAACATTACAACGAAGAGCGCGTGCTCTACCCGATGAAGCGCGCCGGCAAGCGCGGCGAGGGCAAGTGGCAGCGGGTCTCGTGGCAGACCGCCTTCACCGAGATCGCCGACGCCATGCTCGATGCCATCCAGGAGCAGGGGCCGCAGTCGTGCTACCACATCGGCACCCCCGGCGAGGGCGGCACGCAGCAGATTCTGTGGAACAACTTCTCGGCCCAGCTCGGCTTCCAGATGACTGACCTGCAGGCCGAGATCAACGACTTCAGCCCCGGCATCTACACCACCTTCGGCAAGTTCGACCCCGCGCCCGGCGCCGATGACTTCTTCAAGACCGAGCTGGTGCTGATCTGGCACGCCAACCCGGTCTACACCAACATGACCTGGTACCACTTCATGCAGGAGGCCCGTTACAACGGCGGCGAGGTCGTCACCATCGCCCCCGACTTCAGCCCCTCGGCCGTGCACGCCGACATTCACGTTCCGATCGAGATCGGCACCGACTCGGCCTTCGCCAACGCCATGTCGCAGGTGGTGATCGAAGAGCGCTTGGTGGACTACGATTTCGTCAAGCGGCAGACCGATCTGCCGCTGTTGGTGCGCACCGACACCAAGCGCTTTCTGCGCGCCGCCGATCTCGCCGCCGGCGGCAGCAACGAGCAATTCTACTGGCTCGATGCCAAGACCGGCAGTATGGTCGAAGCCCCCCGCGGCACACTCGATCCCGGCACCGCTGACCCCGCGCTCGAAGGCCGCCTGAGCGTAAAGCTCGCCGACGGCACCAGCGTGGAAGTGCGCCCGGTATTCGAGTTGCTGCGCGACCTGCTCAACGCGCAATACACCCCCGAGAAGGTCCAAGCCCTAACCGGCATCCACCCCGACACCACCCGCAAACTTGCGCGCAAGATCGCCAAGCGGCGCACCCGCATCATGATGGGCTGGAACTCGGGCAAGTACTACCACGGCGACCTGATGGAGCGCTCGATGATGCTCATCCTCGGGCTCACCGGTAACTGGGGCAAGCACGGCACCGGCGCCCGCAGCTGGGCCGTCGGCCTCAACGACGGCATGTTTACCGTGCTGCTCAAGAGCCAGGCCGGCCCGGAGATGACCCTGGCTACCCGCGGTATGGCCGACGCCATGGTCAAGATGATGATGGAGGCCGACCCTACTGTCACCGACGAGATCGCCAAGTACGAAGTCGAGCGCCAGATGACGCAGATGATGGGCTTCTTCACCCCGCCGGCGCTCTTTTGGTACCATCACTGCGGCTACCGCGAGATCTGGAACCGCAAGGGCTACGGCGACCCCGGCATGAAGCGCACCTTCGATGAGTACTTCAACGAAGCGATGGAGAAGGGCTGGTGGGCGCCGATGGACGGGCACACCCGCAACGCCGAGCCGCGCTTCCTGGTCGAGGTCGGCGGCAACTTACTGCGCCGCCAGCGCGGCGGCGCGCGCCAGTTGCTGGAGCACTTGTGGCCGAAGCTGAAGATGATCGTGTCGGTGGACTGGCGCATCAACACCACCGGGCTGTGGGCCGATTACATCCTGCCCGCCGCGCAACACTACGAGAAGACCAACCAGCCCTACTCCAGCCCGATGCACCTGCACGTGCTGCTGATCGAAAAGGCCGCCGAGCCCCAGGGCGAAGCCAAGAGTGAGTGGCAGATCATCCAGGGCGTCGCCAAAGCCCTCGAAACCCGCTCCAAGGAGCGCGGCCTGCCGGGATGGAACCGCAAGAACGGCGAGCCGGTGCCGGTGCACAACCTGTGGAACTGGATCACCAAGGGCGGCGACCTGGCCGATGACGACCGCCTGATCGACGAGATCTTCCGCGACAGCGCCCTGCTCGGCACCATCCCGGCCGACACCACCCTCGACTCGATGCGCAAGCACGGCGCGGTGCGCGCGGTCGGCTGGGGCAACTCGGCGATGATGGTCTGCCAGCAGTCGCCGATCGAGCCCAACAAGACCCACACCCCGTTCCGCAACCACATCGAGCAGCTCAAGCCCTATCCCACGCTCAACCGCCGCGCCTCGTTCTACATCGATCACGAGTGGTATCTCGAAGCCGGCGAAGAGCTGCCGGTGCACAAGGACAACCCCCACCACGGCGGCGAGCACCCCCTGCGCCTCACCAGCGGACACCCGCGCTGGAGCATCCACTCGATGAACCACACCAGCAGCATCATGCTCGGCACCCATCGCGGCTACCCGGTCATGTACATGAACCCCGACGACATGAAGGCGCGCGGGCTGAACAACGACGACGAGGCGGTCATGGTCAACGATCTGGCCGAAATGCGTATCCGCGTGCGCCTGTCGCCCGGCACCAAGCCCGGACAGGTGGTGGTCTACAACGGCTACGAGCCATTCCAGTTCAAGCAGTGGAAGGGGCCGGAGAACATCGAGCCCGGCATGGTCAAGTGGCTGCACTTCGCCGGCGGCTACGGCCACTTGCAGTACCGCGGCATCCACTGGCAACCGATTCCGATCGACCGCGCCGTCCACGTCGACGTGCGCAAGGCGTAG
- a CDS encoding zinc-binding dehydrogenase → MPRAYSITAEAIAEERRRVNNDLSQFDVARVIRLDELTLRPLGRRDVRLRILAVSAEHNVDHAALADTVNITELRGGKIYPGNSAVGEVVAAGSDVTRFKAGDVVVTHCNGEPDIYGYPLRIWAYDQPDSIGWYGEEAVVGDWQILPAPLKCGLNLWEIAALPLRAPTAYHLWRRAHEIFRIKVPREKLARLNVMGFGGGVSELFLMLARAEGHRAFFCSGSSARRAHLQQLGIEPIDQGAFHRFAAADDIKAFSKEIKRLTGSEGMHVVCDMLRGPVFAAGLAAMARQGVNVSAGWQLDKRISYDSAGLSVRQITLDHTHYETIDGCNAATALYGSVFRPTVHGEVYAFEDLPRCMHEMQRNVQTGIPIVRVAREMPAAVATLIP, encoded by the coding sequence ATGCCCCGAGCATACTCGATTACAGCCGAAGCCATCGCGGAGGAGCGCCGCCGCGTCAACAACGACTTGTCGCAGTTCGACGTCGCACGCGTCATTCGCCTTGACGAGTTGACGCTGCGGCCACTGGGCCGGCGCGACGTGCGGCTGCGCATCTTGGCGGTATCGGCCGAGCACAACGTCGACCACGCCGCGCTGGCGGATACCGTCAACATCACCGAGCTGCGCGGCGGCAAGATCTACCCGGGCAACAGCGCGGTCGGCGAAGTCGTTGCCGCTGGCAGCGATGTCACCCGCTTCAAGGCCGGCGACGTCGTCGTTACCCACTGCAACGGCGAGCCCGACATCTACGGGTATCCCTTGCGCATCTGGGCTTACGACCAGCCCGACTCGATCGGCTGGTACGGTGAGGAGGCGGTGGTGGGCGACTGGCAGATTCTGCCGGCGCCGCTGAAATGCGGGCTCAATCTGTGGGAGATCGCCGCGCTGCCGTTGCGGGCGCCGACGGCGTATCATCTCTGGCGCCGGGCGCACGAGATCTTTCGCATCAAAGTACCGCGCGAGAAGTTGGCGCGGCTCAACGTGATGGGGTTCGGCGGTGGAGTTTCGGAGCTGTTTCTCATGCTCGCCCGCGCCGAAGGGCACCGGGCTTTCTTCTGCTCGGGCAGCAGCGCCCGGCGCGCGCATCTGCAGCAACTCGGCATCGAGCCCATCGATCAGGGCGCGTTCCATCGTTTCGCCGCTGCCGATGACATCAAGGCGTTCAGCAAGGAGATCAAGCGACTCACCGGTAGTGAGGGGATGCACGTCGTCTGCGATATGCTGCGTGGACCGGTGTTCGCGGCCGGGCTGGCGGCAATGGCGCGCCAGGGGGTGAACGTCAGCGCCGGCTGGCAGCTCGACAAGCGCATCAGTTATGACTCGGCCGGATTGTCGGTGCGCCAGATCACGTTGGATCACACGCACTACGAGACCATCGACGGTTGCAATGCCGCCACCGCCTTGTACGGCAGCGTTTTCCGCCCGACCGTGCACGGCGAGGTCTATGCCTTCGAGGACCTGCCGCGTTGCATGCACGAGATGCAGCGCAACGTGCAGACCGGCATTCCGATCGTGCGGGTGGCGCGCGAGATGCCGGCGGCGGTGGCAACCCTGATACCTTAA
- a CDS encoding 4Fe-4S dicluster domain-containing protein, with product MGKQIAMVFDLNKCIGCQTCSVACKVLWTNEEGKRDMWWCSVNTQPGRGTPRDYESMGGGYDAKGKLVLGKLPSQEEFGGASDFNWAAVHQSSNRNGGGVHLQPKNGEPSWAMNWDEDEGAGSYPNAYFFYMPRICNHCTKPSCVEACPTGAMYKREDLGLVLRDDELCKGTQKCAEACPYKKIYFDSVRNISQHCIGCFPRLEHGVAPACVRQCPGRAMFVGYRDDTQGAIHKLVDRYKVALPLHPEWNTQANVFYVPPISAFAVRPDGTIDESHRRLPLSYLESLFGPAVGGALRTLEAEMGKRRRGEASELIDTLIVYKWAELLGPFDRDPATITW from the coding sequence ATGGGCAAACAGATCGCGATGGTCTTCGACCTCAACAAGTGCATCGGCTGCCAGACCTGCTCAGTCGCCTGCAAGGTCCTGTGGACCAACGAAGAAGGTAAACGGGACATGTGGTGGTGCTCGGTGAATACCCAGCCCGGGCGCGGTACCCCCCGCGATTACGAGAGCATGGGCGGCGGCTACGACGCCAAGGGCAAGCTGGTACTGGGAAAGCTGCCCAGCCAGGAAGAGTTCGGCGGGGCTTCGGACTTCAATTGGGCCGCCGTGCATCAGTCGAGCAACCGCAACGGCGGCGGGGTGCATCTTCAGCCAAAGAACGGTGAGCCGAGCTGGGCAATGAACTGGGACGAAGACGAAGGCGCGGGTAGCTATCCCAACGCCTACTTCTTCTACATGCCGCGCATCTGCAACCACTGCACCAAGCCGAGTTGCGTCGAAGCCTGCCCCACCGGGGCGATGTACAAGCGCGAGGACTTGGGCCTGGTGCTGCGCGACGACGAGCTCTGCAAGGGCACCCAGAAGTGCGCGGAAGCCTGTCCGTACAAGAAGATCTATTTCGACTCGGTGCGCAACATCAGCCAGCACTGCATCGGCTGCTTCCCGCGCTTGGAGCACGGCGTCGCCCCCGCCTGCGTGCGTCAGTGCCCCGGCCGCGCCATGTTCGTCGGCTACCGCGACGATACCCAGGGTGCGATCCACAAGCTGGTTGACCGCTACAAAGTGGCCCTGCCGCTGCATCCGGAGTGGAACACGCAGGCCAACGTGTTCTACGTGCCGCCGATCTCGGCGTTCGCGGTCCGGCCCGACGGCACCATCGACGAGTCGCACCGCCGCCTGCCGTTGTCATACCTCGAATCGCTCTTCGGCCCGGCGGTGGGCGGGGCGCTGCGCACGCTCGAAGCCGAGATGGGCAAGCGCCGCCGCGGCGAAGCCTCCGAGCTGATAGATACGCTGATCGTCTACAAGTGGGCCGAGCTGCTCGGACCGTTCGATCGCGATCCCGCCACCATCACCTGGTAG
- a CDS encoding alcohol dehydrogenase catalytic domain-containing protein: protein MKAAYATGPGQLELREVPRPAPGTGEVIVRVRNCGICGSDLHWFHGGFPPPYVCPGHEISGEVLELGTGVQRLRPGDRVVVEPLIACRECSYCRTGDYQLCKELRLLGTSAEGGFAEFLRMPEYALFALPAELDWEVGALAEPLAVCVHAVRVANVRLGDRVLVLGAGTIGLLAVVAARAAGAGEVVITARYPHQQAAARALGAKVFDTTSGGTAALGAYAQENALDVVIETVGGSADTLNEAVQLVRPGGMVSVLGVFSGPVACSGLLLLLKEVRIVGSLTYGRCGTRADFEIALDLLSAQRDRLRALITHRVALADIAAGFTAAADKKSGAIKVTVTPEATT from the coding sequence ATGAAAGCGGCGTACGCCACCGGCCCGGGGCAGCTCGAACTGCGGGAAGTACCGCGGCCGGCACCCGGCACCGGCGAAGTCATCGTCCGGGTGCGCAACTGCGGCATTTGCGGCAGCGACTTGCATTGGTTCCACGGCGGCTTTCCGCCACCTTACGTGTGCCCAGGACACGAGATTAGTGGCGAAGTGCTCGAGCTGGGCACGGGCGTGCAACGGCTCCGCCCCGGCGACCGCGTGGTGGTCGAGCCGCTGATCGCCTGCCGTGAGTGCAGCTATTGCCGTACCGGTGACTATCAGCTGTGCAAGGAGCTGCGTTTGCTCGGCACTTCGGCCGAGGGCGGCTTTGCCGAGTTTTTGCGCATGCCGGAGTACGCTCTGTTTGCGCTGCCGGCCGAATTGGATTGGGAAGTGGGCGCGCTGGCCGAGCCGCTGGCGGTGTGCGTGCACGCGGTGCGGGTGGCCAACGTGCGCTTGGGTGATCGGGTGTTGGTGCTGGGGGCCGGCACCATCGGCCTGCTGGCCGTCGTGGCGGCGCGCGCGGCGGGCGCCGGCGAGGTGGTCATAACGGCGCGTTACCCGCACCAGCAAGCCGCCGCGCGCGCGCTCGGGGCAAAGGTATTTGACACCACCAGTGGTGGCACTGCGGCTCTCGGGGCCTATGCGCAGGAGAACGCCCTCGACGTGGTCATCGAGACCGTCGGCGGCAGCGCCGATACGCTCAACGAGGCGGTGCAGTTGGTGCGGCCGGGCGGCATGGTCTCGGTGCTCGGCGTCTTCAGCGGGCCGGTGGCGTGCAGTGGCCTGCTGCTGCTGTTGAAGGAAGTGCGCATTGTCGGCTCGCTCACCTACGGGCGCTGCGGCACCCGTGCCGACTTCGAGATCGCGCTCGACCTGCTCAGCGCCCAGCGCGATCGGCTGCGGGCGCTGATTACACACCGGGTTGCGCTTGCCGACATCGCCGCCGGTTTCACCGCCGCCGCCGACAAGAAGTCCGGCGCAATCAAAGTGACCGTAACCCCTGAGGCAACGACCTAG
- a CDS encoding caspase family protein: MAPASVDNAIPAYLSRAGSGFMLVVEAKPGASGRPVGRVVSAHDSTDPSIRPDLEIITSQALGDGSATVCDRKAPAIGGVPATVPASFASTQRISDTISDLACRFEVFVDSAAACTTTSKGEFSFVDKGSTAQFCMVVARAWGFPLGDTLLTVRVRDVDGNSGPSKQLRIRVPSAADAQMAEPRLDQPAPGKAEVNAVPQTAHSGSTTSGSVTKPAVLPAPTTLPSEPVAAARSSGQRPAGPEVPVLTAAQRALTDSDLAVVVGIEKYQDLPASDYSGADAGLVKQYFVALGVPERNIELLLNERATQSGIRKIVESWLPNRVKAGSRVFFYYSGHGAPDPASGNAYLVPYDGDPNYLATTGYAIQTLYDKLGALPATEVAVVLDACFSGTGGRSVLAKGARPLVMVAETRSVAPNLAVLGATTAAQISTSSAEIGHGILTYYFLKAINDGKRDLAEIYTAITPEVEDAAKLLNVRQTPSLLPDVSELRGRFRFRN, translated from the coding sequence ATGGCTCCAGCCTCGGTCGACAACGCCATTCCCGCCTACTTGAGCCGGGCTGGCTCCGGATTCATGCTCGTGGTGGAGGCAAAGCCGGGCGCTAGCGGGCGGCCGGTGGGCCGCGTCGTTTCTGCACACGATTCCACCGATCCATCGATTCGGCCGGACCTGGAGATCATCACTAGCCAGGCTCTGGGCGATGGCAGTGCAACCGTATGCGACAGGAAGGCGCCGGCGATTGGCGGTGTTCCGGCGACGGTGCCAGCGAGCTTCGCTAGCACCCAACGGATTAGCGACACGATCAGCGACCTTGCTTGCCGTTTCGAAGTATTCGTCGACTCGGCCGCTGCCTGCACGACGACCAGCAAGGGCGAGTTTTCGTTCGTGGACAAGGGCTCTACCGCGCAATTCTGCATGGTTGTGGCGCGTGCCTGGGGCTTCCCGCTCGGAGACACACTACTCACAGTTCGCGTTCGCGATGTCGACGGCAACTCGGGACCGAGCAAGCAGTTGCGAATTCGCGTCCCCTCCGCCGCCGACGCGCAAATGGCCGAGCCGCGTCTAGACCAGCCGGCCCCTGGCAAAGCGGAGGTAAACGCCGTGCCGCAGACGGCCCACAGCGGATCGACGACAAGTGGATCGGTGACCAAACCCGCGGTCTTGCCTGCGCCGACAACCCTTCCGTCCGAACCAGTTGCTGCGGCTCGATCGAGCGGACAACGCCCCGCAGGCCCGGAGGTCCCGGTGCTGACCGCGGCGCAGCGAGCCCTTACCGATAGTGACCTTGCGGTCGTCGTTGGCATCGAGAAGTACCAAGACCTGCCCGCGTCCGACTACTCCGGTGCCGACGCAGGCTTGGTGAAGCAGTACTTCGTCGCCCTGGGCGTGCCCGAGCGCAACATCGAACTCCTGCTCAACGAGCGCGCTACCCAATCCGGCATCAGAAAGATCGTGGAGTCATGGCTCCCCAACCGCGTCAAGGCTGGCAGTCGCGTGTTCTTCTACTACTCCGGCCATGGAGCGCCAGATCCGGCGAGCGGCAACGCTTATCTGGTACCGTACGACGGCGATCCCAACTACCTCGCGACAACTGGCTACGCGATCCAGACGCTCTACGACAAACTGGGCGCGTTGCCGGCCACGGAGGTAGCCGTGGTGCTCGACGCCTGCTTCTCCGGCACCGGTGGACGCAGCGTGCTCGCCAAGGGGGCGCGCCCGCTGGTTATGGTCGCCGAAACACGGAGCGTAGCACCCAACTTAGCGGTGCTGGGCGCTACGACCGCGGCGCAGATCAGCACGTCCTCAGCGGAAATCGGCCACGGCATACTTACGTACTATTTTCTGAAGGCGATCAACGACGGCAAGAGGGACCTCGCCGAGATCTACACCGCCATCACGCCGGAGGTCGAGGACGCCGCCAAGCTGCTGAACGTGAGGCAGACGCCCAGTCTGCTGCCCGACGTCTCCGAGCTGCGCGGCCGATTCCGTTTCCGCAATTGA